TGTTGAACGTTACGTCTTCCACGAGATTTGTAATTTACTAGATTTAAATCTAGAAGAAATTGTCCAAAAGCCCGATATTGAACTCGTAACAATTTTAGATGAGACACAAGAACATTCCACAGATATCAATGCTTTAGTACAAAAAGCATTTGTTGTTGGTGCGGTGGGATGAAGCCAGAGGTATTAAACGCGATGAATTTTATCAAAATCTATCTTTAGTACAGAAAATCAAGTTACTCAGTCGTATAGCAGTAAGTACTTTTGCTCAAGGCGATTATTTTTTTTCAGAAAGTCGAATTCAGCAACTCATTGGTGATTACCTCAGCCATTTACCACAAGCACCGACTGATGTAGACGCTTTGCAACTAGATAGTACAGCAGTGTTGAAATCAATAGAAGCACAGCACGGACTCTTAGTGGAACAAGCAAGAGGAATTTATTCTTTTTCCCACTTAACTTTTCATGAATATTTTACAGCCAGAGAAATTATAGCAACATCCAATCCTCAAACATTGCAAGAATTTGCCACTCATTTCAATGAAAAGTCTTGGCAAGAAGTTTTTTTGCTAGTTGCGGAAATGCTACACTCTGCTGATGATTTGTGGTTATTGATCAAACAACAAATTCAGATCCTCGCCACTTCAAATGAAAAATTACAGCAATTTCTGAAATGGATAAATCAAAAGGCAAGTGCGATAAGCCGGGTACAGCGGCGCTGCCATGCGATCGCATCTTATCACCCAGCCAGCGTGCGTTCCTTCTACTTCACCCTTGGTCTTCCTCCGAACCATTCTCTAGCGGGAAACCAAAGTTTTACTCTATTGTTAGATAACAGACTTGCATCGACACTTGTTATCGATTTAGCTTTGGATTTAGCTTTGACTTATGTCTTAACAGTCAGTTTAGCCATGACTGCGGACATTTTCTTTCAAAGACTGTCTGCACTCAAACTATCTCTCGATTTGGAACACTTATTAGGGCAAAATTCTTTATTACAAACATCATTACAAAACCTAAAAAACCAGTTACCCGATTCCATAGAAGAGAGGGAAACTATCAAAGCATGGTGGTTGGCAAATGGAGAAACGTGGACTGAAGAATTGCGAAATTTAGCCATCAGTCAGCGTGATATTGGCTACAATTGGCAGTTCACAGAGAATGAGTTGGAATTACTACAGCAGTACTGGGATGCCAACAAATTGCTCTTTGATTGCCTGAATAGTAGCGATCGCGTAAATGCTAAAATGCGACAATCGATTGAGGAAAGCTTGTTCACCTGACCAGTGACCAGTGACCAGTGACCAGTGACCAGTGACCAGTGACCAGTGACCAGTGGGCAAGCGTTAAACTTGAAGGTATTGTACCTTAAAGTAGTACGGGGACTGCTATGAAATCTCTGCGTTGGTTGCTGCTGTTTCTGTTTCTGGGTACACCGGCTTGCGATCAAACCAGTGCTTACCCAGAAGAATCTACAACCCAAGCTTCTACACCCTCTGCTCAACTAGCACAGAATTCGGCACAAACACAAAATGTTATTCCGACTAAAACACTGTCTCCTACACCCATTAATATTGACCTCAAAGATTTACCAAAACCTTTCGCAACAGAAAGTGCCTCAAAAGGACCCCAAGTCGTACCGATTCCAGCAAAACC
This genomic interval from Scytonema hofmannii PCC 7110 contains the following:
- a CDS encoding transcriptional regulator; its protein translation is MAKRSLQASVEGIRKAKHAFKLKGWTQEYLASEVGLDTRQPIWKFFSGKPVERYVFHEICNLLDLNLEEIVQKPDIELVTILDETQEHSTDINALVQKAFVVGAVG
- a CDS encoding NACHT domain-containing protein, with translation MRWDEARGIKRDEFYQNLSLVQKIKLLSRIAVSTFAQGDYFFSESRIQQLIGDYLSHLPQAPTDVDALQLDSTAVLKSIEAQHGLLVEQARGIYSFSHLTFHEYFTAREIIATSNPQTLQEFATHFNEKSWQEVFLLVAEMLHSADDLWLLIKQQIQILATSNEKLQQFLKWINQKASAISRVQRRCHAIASYHPASVRSFYFTLGLPPNHSLAGNQSFTLLLDNRLASTLVIDLALDLALTYVLTVSLAMTADIFFQRLSALKLSLDLEHLLGQNSLLQTSLQNLKNQLPDSIEERETIKAWWLANGETWTEELRNLAISQRDIGYNWQFTENELELLQQYWDANKLLFDCLNSSDRVNAKMRQSIEESLFT